A single genomic interval of Helianthus annuus cultivar XRQ/B chromosome 13, HanXRQr2.0-SUNRISE, whole genome shotgun sequence harbors:
- the LOC110901795 gene encoding uncharacterized protein LOC110901795 — MSGFSTDQVFKSREELMEWVRNTGRSLGYAIVTKRSKAKNGYVSKVVLMCDRGGVYKSDKDSSRETGTRKINCPFEMVGKFSKKNGSWTLKVKPGEHNHPPGEYMEGHPILKRLTPNEHQLVAELTGKCVFPKDILGVMKERDELSSAW, encoded by the exons ATGTCTGGATTTTCAACAGATCAG GTGTTCAAGTCTCGTGAAGAGTTGATGGAATGGGTTAGAAACACCGGACGTAGTCTTGGTTACGCTATTGTGACTAAAAGATCGAAAGCTAAAAATGGCTACGTGTCTAAAGTTGTACTTATGTGTGATCGTGGTGGTGTGTATAAATCAGATAAAGATTCAAGTAGAGAGACCGGCACTAGAAAGATAAATTGCCCGTTTGAAATGGTAGGGAAATTTTCAAAAAAGAATGGTTCTTGGACGTTAAAAGTAAAACCTGGTGAGCATAATCATCCACCCGGAGAATATATGGAGGGACACCCAATCCTCAAACGATTGACACCTAATGAACACCAATTGGTGGCAGAGTTGACGGGGAAGTGTGTGTTCCCAAAAGATATTTTAGGTGTTATGAAGGAGCGTGATGAACTGTCAAGTGCCTGGTGA